Proteins encoded within one genomic window of Pyramidobacter piscolens W5455:
- a CDS encoding aminotransferase class I/II-fold pyridoxal phosphate-dependent enzyme, which yields MIKLAGATPVFLPCRPETAFALEPEAVRKALTPRTKAVLICTPQNPTGAVYAEDSLRNLAALACERDFYLIADEIYEKLIYDGARHFSVASVSEEVRRRTVTVNGFSKAFAMPGWRLGYMAAAGDVAKAVADIQGHMTSAPKSIAQKAALAGLTGPQDAVEAMRAEYQRRRDFACEALRAMPGVELVKPRGAFYLFPRVTALYGARRGKYRVDSSRDLADYLLEEAKIAVVFGEAFFAPGYLRLSYATSMDLLKEALRRMADALARLRR from the coding sequence ATGATCAAGCTGGCCGGCGCGACGCCGGTCTTTTTGCCCTGCCGTCCCGAAACCGCATTTGCCCTCGAACCCGAAGCCGTGCGCAAGGCCCTGACGCCGCGCACCAAAGCCGTGCTCATCTGCACGCCGCAAAATCCCACCGGCGCCGTTTACGCGGAAGATTCCCTGCGCAATCTAGCGGCGCTGGCGTGCGAGCGAGACTTTTACCTGATCGCCGACGAAATTTATGAAAAGCTGATTTACGACGGCGCGCGGCATTTCTCCGTGGCTTCCGTCTCGGAAGAAGTCCGCCGCCGCACCGTTACGGTCAACGGTTTCTCCAAGGCCTTCGCCATGCCCGGCTGGCGTCTCGGTTACATGGCCGCCGCCGGCGACGTGGCTAAAGCCGTCGCCGACATCCAGGGGCACATGACCTCGGCCCCCAAAAGTATCGCCCAGAAAGCCGCCCTCGCCGGTCTGACCGGCCCGCAGGACGCGGTCGAAGCGATGCGCGCCGAATACCAGCGCCGCCGCGACTTCGCTTGTGAAGCGCTGCGCGCCATGCCCGGCGTGGAGCTGGTCAAACCGCGCGGAGCCTTTTATCTGTTCCCGCGGGTGACGGCGCTGTACGGCGCGCGCCGCGGGAAATACCGCGTCGATTCTTCGCGGGATCTGGCCGACTATCTGCTCGAAGAAGCGAAAATCGCCGTCGTCTTCGGCGAAGCGTTCTTCGCCCCCGGCTATCTGCGCCTGTCCTACGCCACGTCCATGGATCTGCTCAAAGAAGCCCTGCGCCGCATGGCCGACGCGCTGGCGCGGCTACGCCGGTAA
- a CDS encoding leucyl aminopeptidase: MPGIMDLELANASYKLMNELIKVKEGESVLITVDSVADFRPVEEMAKAAEMLGAKVMVAYHSTPKGYGALTMPYLPEPLIACVDKTDVWVEMNNQWLLYSPIWDKAVTNGRTRQVMLGGLSVEELVKCIGEIDIPAQQAFQNKLAGMTKNAKHMRITNAAGTDIAFDIDPRRPVANECDYSSPGGHFLIGQIGWAPKEDTIQGVIAFDGTISGGGDAELGLLEEPVKYVVKDGRIQEIAGGWQADVLREYYRKLNDPNMYIAAHVCYGVNPNAVLGGATTVDERIWGSTQWGFGHQGSCYSGGAPRNAVSHIDGICKDCTIYMDDLLIEENGRYIEPALAKLAAKLGK, encoded by the coding sequence ATGCCTGGAATTATGGACTTGGAACTCGCAAACGCAAGTTATAAGCTGATGAATGAATTGATCAAGGTCAAAGAGGGAGAAAGCGTTTTAATTACGGTGGATTCTGTTGCGGATTTTCGTCCTGTCGAAGAGATGGCAAAAGCGGCTGAAATGCTGGGCGCTAAGGTTATGGTGGCGTATCATTCTACGCCTAAAGGATACGGGGCGCTTACCATGCCTTATCTGCCGGAGCCGTTGATCGCATGTGTTGACAAAACAGACGTCTGGGTTGAAATGAACAACCAATGGCTGCTCTATTCTCCCATTTGGGATAAGGCGGTAACAAACGGACGCACGCGGCAGGTCATGCTTGGGGGGCTCAGTGTCGAAGAGCTTGTTAAGTGCATTGGAGAAATCGATATACCTGCGCAGCAGGCATTTCAAAATAAACTGGCGGGAATGACGAAGAACGCCAAGCATATGCGGATCACCAATGCTGCCGGAACGGATATCGCGTTTGATATCGATCCCCGGCGTCCGGTCGCAAATGAATGCGATTACAGCTCTCCCGGAGGGCACTTTCTGATTGGGCAGATCGGATGGGCTCCCAAGGAGGATACGATCCAGGGAGTTATCGCCTTTGACGGAACGATTTCCGGCGGCGGAGACGCCGAACTTGGGCTATTAGAAGAACCGGTCAAGTATGTCGTAAAGGATGGTCGTATTCAGGAAATCGCAGGCGGCTGGCAAGCTGATGTTCTTCGCGAGTATTACAGGAAACTGAATGATCCGAACATGTATATAGCTGCTCATGTGTGCTATGGCGTAAACCCGAACGCAGTACTCGGCGGCGCGACGACCGTTGATGAGAGGATATGGGGAAGTACGCAGTGGGGCTTTGGTCACCAGGGATCCTGTTATTCGGGCGGCGCTCCGAGAAACGCGGTGAGCCATATCGACGGGATCTGCAAAGATTGTACGATCTATATGGATGATCTGCTGATTGAAGAAAACGGCAGATATATCGAACCTGCATTGGCGAAGCTTGCGGCAAAACTCGGAAAATAA
- a CDS encoding substrate-binding periplasmic protein, with product MKKTADISNLHWRSLRQNSENNAQKGKDPVMKLKVCADLFPPYQYFDKQGNITGSDYEKVASILCESGYELDVTIADWAVISADFENGVYDVIFQIQDTPERLKKFFLSDKLRDAVTEVVTLQEELAGISAYSKLERYSVGVIDGFANGNAIDELAPECKRYFASSQELLDALDAGMVDCIVCDQGVRNYLRKQVARYRIADALTYLRPLYVMFHDRRLRDRFNEVMRQRRWFSKVAPLYGQV from the coding sequence TTGAAGAAAACGGCAGATATATCGAACCTGCATTGGCGAAGCTTGCGGCAAAACTCGGAAAATAACGCTCAGAAGGGTAAGGATCCTGTTATGAAATTAAAGGTTTGCGCAGATCTGTTCCCTCCGTATCAGTATTTTGACAAGCAAGGAAATATAACTGGCAGCGATTATGAAAAAGTCGCCTCGATCCTTTGTGAGAGCGGCTATGAATTGGATGTCACGATTGCAGACTGGGCCGTGATCAGCGCCGATTTTGAGAATGGCGTCTACGACGTTATTTTTCAGATCCAGGATACGCCGGAAAGGCTGAAAAAGTTCTTTCTTTCCGATAAACTCCGGGATGCCGTTACAGAAGTTGTTACCTTACAGGAAGAACTGGCGGGGATTTCTGCGTATTCTAAACTGGAGCGTTACAGCGTGGGAGTGATCGATGGTTTCGCCAACGGAAACGCGATCGACGAGCTTGCCCCGGAGTGTAAAAGGTATTTCGCAAGCTCTCAGGAACTGCTGGACGCCCTCGATGCCGGAATGGTCGATTGTATTGTCTGCGACCAAGGCGTTCGAAACTATTTGCGGAAACAGGTCGCAAGGTACAGGATTGCAGATGCTCTGACTTATTTAAGACCTCTGTACGTAATGTTTCATGATCGGAGATTGAGAGATCGTTTTAATGAGGTAATGAGACAGCGGCGCTGGTTTTCGAAGGTTGCTCCGCTATATGGACAGGTGTGA
- a CDS encoding cytosine permease codes for MRNGEKTKIFEKEIKTLANGDGNDNATRRVPDSERKGFWSIAFVQSGFCICMSGLYTGAATAFGMNLKTAVIAIIIGNIILSLYGGAIGAAGAKEGVASAMLSRHSFGRQGSKFVGLLLAVVMLGWFAVQVGFFGSTMAALFPGGGLLTSKYVAAVWGGILMMLTAYFGYKGLNFLSYIAVPLIAVLSLAGILFAIKGAGGLDVIMKIVPSRPMTLGTAIVAIVGSFAGGASAQADITRYAKDIKTAWGGTIFGYFVANSFIILAGYFVSLSTGESDLPVAFINLGLGAAAMIILILAQWTTNDNNLYTASLGLANIIPLSKHKLVIVTGITATIVGALGLADYFTSWLSILGTGIPPVAGVIICDYYILKKGHYDYGTGTLYDKINIWAFVAIVIGAFVGFRLDWGIASINSFAAGFVVYFVCMKLFAEKRIGIVGKEFEK; via the coding sequence ATGAGAAACGGGGAAAAAACGAAAATATTTGAAAAAGAAATAAAGACATTGGCAAATGGCGATGGAAACGACAATGCGACAAGGCGGGTTCCCGATAGCGAAAGAAAAGGATTTTGGAGTATTGCGTTTGTGCAGTCGGGATTTTGTATCTGTATGTCTGGTCTTTATACGGGCGCGGCAACTGCATTTGGCATGAATCTGAAAACAGCCGTTATCGCAATCATCATCGGGAATATCATTTTGAGCTTGTACGGCGGTGCAATCGGAGCTGCAGGTGCAAAAGAGGGCGTTGCCTCTGCCATGCTTTCCAGGCACAGTTTTGGACGTCAGGGTTCGAAATTTGTCGGCTTGTTGCTTGCAGTCGTTATGCTTGGATGGTTTGCGGTACAGGTCGGATTTTTCGGCTCGACAATGGCGGCTCTTTTTCCGGGGGGAGGTTTGCTCACGTCGAAATATGTAGCTGCGGTATGGGGTGGCATCTTAATGATGCTAACAGCGTATTTCGGCTACAAAGGACTGAATTTTCTGAGTTATATTGCGGTCCCGCTGATCGCTGTCCTTTCTCTGGCCGGTATCCTTTTTGCCATAAAGGGGGCAGGGGGCCTTGACGTTATTATGAAGATCGTGCCGTCACGCCCAATGACATTGGGAACGGCGATCGTTGCGATCGTGGGCTCTTTTGCCGGCGGAGCGTCCGCTCAGGCAGATATCACCCGCTATGCGAAAGATATAAAAACGGCATGGGGCGGGACAATCTTTGGATATTTCGTCGCAAATTCGTTCATTATCCTGGCAGGATACTTCGTATCTTTGTCGACAGGAGAAAGCGATCTGCCAGTTGCGTTCATCAACCTGGGGCTCGGAGCAGCGGCGATGATCATCCTGATCCTTGCACAGTGGACCACAAATGATAACAATCTTTACACCGCAAGCCTTGGGCTGGCTAATATAATTCCGTTATCCAAGCATAAGTTGGTGATTGTTACCGGGATCACCGCAACAATCGTGGGCGCCCTCGGGCTTGCAGATTATTTCACTTCGTGGCTGAGCATTTTGGGTACGGGGATACCGCCGGTGGCAGGGGTTATCATATGCGATTACTATATTCTCAAGAAGGGTCATTACGATTATGGAACGGGGACTCTCTACGACAAGATAAATATTTGGGCGTTTGTGGCGATCGTGATCGGTGCGTTCGTCGGATTTCGGCTTGATTGGGGGATTGCATCCATTAATTCCTTTGCTGCGGGGTTCGTCGTATACTTCGTGTGTATGAAACTCTTTGCGGAGAAAAGGATCGGCATCGTTGGAAAAGAATTCGAAAAATAA
- a CDS encoding glycerate kinase, giving the protein AKLVRGVDLLAKVVRLDSEIRRADVIFTGEGRIDSQTAQGKVISGLAARARAAGVPLIALVGCVRGHVGPLMSMGLTAVFPITSGPCTTSQSFQRSREDLERTASQVIRVVRGALRRQSNRRRDQAEHRRA; this is encoded by the coding sequence CGCGAAGCTGGTCCGGGGCGTCGACCTGCTGGCCAAAGTCGTCCGCCTCGACAGCGAGATCAGGCGCGCCGACGTGATCTTCACCGGCGAAGGGCGCATCGACAGCCAGACGGCGCAGGGCAAGGTGATCTCCGGACTGGCGGCGCGCGCCCGCGCCGCCGGCGTACCGCTGATCGCGCTGGTAGGCTGCGTGCGCGGGCACGTGGGGCCGCTGATGAGCATGGGGCTGACGGCGGTCTTCCCGATCACGTCCGGCCCCTGCACCACGTCGCAGTCGTTCCAGCGTTCACGCGAGGATCTGGAACGCACGGCCTCGCAGGTGATCCGCGTCGTCCGCGGCGCGCTGCGCCGCCAGTCGAACCGCCGCCGCGATCAAGCCGAACATCGGCGAGCCTGA
- a CDS encoding aminotransferase class I/II-fold pyridoxal phosphate-dependent enzyme: MEARFAKYAAMSGIVELKRAICDKLERDNGVRYTPSEICVSTGAKQALQNVLLALCNPGDEVILPHSAESVTAR; the protein is encoded by the coding sequence GTGGAAGCGCGTTTTGCAAAGTACGCTGCCATGTCCGGCATCGTTGAGCTGAAACGCGCCATCTGTGATAAACTTGAACGCGACAACGGCGTGCGATACACGCCGTCCGAGATTTGCGTCAGCACCGGTGCCAAGCAGGCGCTGCAGAACGTGCTCTTGGCGCTCTGCAATCCCGGGGACGAGGTGATCCTGCCACACTCGGCTGAGTCAGTTACAGCAAGATGA